The genomic region gtaaataatgTCCGTACACAATTCATATTGGCTCCAAACGAGAAACTCGATAATTGACAAGTCCAAAgactttatattttcaaaaagggACAATTGCGTCATCCTTTTATGAGATTTTACGCATAGACCTTCtatgatttgaaaagttatatttaacatCTCCATACTTTCATTTTcgttcaataaataaatctcttcggtcaaaatttatgatattaaaataaaattgaatgaaaatccaaatTTGATCCCAATCGGCTTACTCATatcttattgcaggtcaaataaatattttctaacataattatcattataacgGTAAATATATCCCCTCTTACATAAATTAATGCgtataaaaacaattaatcaaaaaatatttactcaacttataataaattaattaaaaaagtgaatatatattttatttatgtcaatatcaacaaattcagtatatatttattaaattaaaacaaacattggaagtagtaaataatttttcgaatccaaaaaaaattatgtacaatTACACAAACCTCTGGTGTGATTATCCCCTCTTACAAAGTATCTTTTTGCGATGAAATTATGATCCTAAAACTAAAGTGGATCATATCAATGAACACCAATTCCATCGCTCGCGGCATTAGGTAAATATGtcgaaagaaataaaataaattgagtttTACAGGAAGATGGAACATATATCAGCACTTGTTCGTTATCTTactgagaagaagaaaaaaaaaaactaactataTTTTTGATGAGTTGATGAAGATTTTGAGACGTGTTTTAAATATGACCTTTAAACATAAACATGTCTTGAGATACATTCCACCAAGTATGTTTATGCagaacattaattaataaaacagagatgataaaatatttaacaaaagcATAAACATCTCTACTAGCAGATTCTCTCTCACCATATACTGTATTATATTGACATAATAAGATCCCACAATTTCCAACAATAGTAACAACACAGTAATCAAACTGGATAAGAACAAGTTCTGGAGGTAGATCGCATAGTTAAAATAACTAGTAAGATGAACGAAATTAGCTATTAATCTTCATATATACGACACTCATCGGTTTCTGGATTCTCCTGGCAGAAGTGTTCGAGTGGATCCTGCTGCAAGTGGTGGATCTTGAGGCGGAGATCGGCCTTCGCCTGGCTGACCTCCTCCACTTCGTCCCACGCCACCTTGCACTCGTCCGAAGTCTCGTCTTCGCCGCACACTTGCTTCGCCTCCGCCACCTTCTGCTCGATCATCTCCGTCAGCCGCTGCTCTCTGATGCGTGTCCCTTTGTAGATTTTCATCTCCGATCTGACCCCGGCCGCCGGTTTCCGACCAGACCGTGGAAGTGAAGAAGAGGAGGGCGGCGAGAAGCGTGGGTGCGGCCGGAAATTGAAGGGGGTTAGGGATAGAGATGAAGCCATAGGGCGAAGGGTGAGAAATATTGATCTTTGATGAAAAAggattttctctctctctcggaCTTTCTCGCTCGCACTCactgaaaagaaatatgaaagtCTGCTCTGCCGACTTTGATTTGATCGGCAGGTTGTTGAATGTTGCTCcggaatttatatatatgtttattttataattttgttttacaaaattaattagcttaagttaattaaaataaaaaattataaatgttaattACACTTGAACTgcttccaaaaataaattatatttttttaaaaaaattaaaattacatttacatctcctctaaaaattctttttattttcaatttgaacggaaaatattaagttaagcaaaaaaaattatatgaatttttaactttttttcatttaatgttctcatatatatttttatatttataaagaaataaatataatatatgtttatggaatgagattaatattattatattttttataaattataaatataaaattgatatataaaaattgggtaaaattaaaaaattatgttatttttctttactgATGTCAATATTATTGTCTAAATCCTGACAAAATAAGGTAAtgtgtaaataatgaattttgtaagggggtgtaaatgtaatttaaaaaaaataaaaaaaaggtaatttcataattttaaaaggtatttaagtataattgacccaaaattataaacatatatattcaatttattgaaaattattatatatacacacacaaaaatattgaaaattattacatatacacGCACAAAAAACAACAATACGAATTACtgtcattttttaaacaattaaatatatatctctagaaatattaacattattacataaatttctttcttaatatcttaaatattaagtataatatttataattatataaaagtaaaataattttatataaatagaatgaGAAGTTTTCTCCAAAAAGGAAACAGACAAAGCACAGAGGGTTCTGGAACGTAGCAGCAATAATTCTCAACAAAGTGGTTATACTTATCTGGTGGCCGTCCTGGTTGTGGTTTATACACCTCATTCATCATCACCTCTTTCTTGCTTCTGTGCATCAAATGCATTTCAGCCGTGAGATTTAATGACactcatttctttttccttttccaattAATATTCACCCACCCAACACATGCCTATACgcccaaattcaaataagaGAACTTCTATGAAACAGTTTTGTGTTCGAATCATTGAGTTGTCTGCACGAAACAAATTAGTGGGTTGAATTtagattttgaatttcaacCTCAGTAGATGTGTATGTGTACAAAATAAGTTATATtaataatctttaaatttgTATCTAAATGAATATTGAGTAGGTCACAATTATATTCTAACttaaatagatataaaaagtgcaataaatataatcGATCGAATGCACCTAAAgtattgtaaaattacaatccTGATCCTATAAATTGTTATGTCTTTTGTCCAACCGttgaaattgagaataaaattaatggttTTGGAGAAAATGACATATCACAGCAATACCATATTGGCACGTTTTGCATGTTCCAGTTGTGTTCTTTAGAACATGGCCATGTTGTGCAACaggaaaattaaaacatcGGTGTCCTTCATTTCACCCATTTTaat from Sesamum indicum cultivar Zhongzhi No. 13 linkage group LG3, S_indicum_v1.0, whole genome shotgun sequence harbors:
- the LOC105158853 gene encoding calvin cycle protein CP12-3, chloroplastic, which translates into the protein MASSLSLTPFNFRPHPRFSPPSSSSLPRSGRKPAAGVRSEMKIYKGTRIREQRLTEMIEQKVAEAKQVCGEDETSDECKVAWDEVEEVSQAKADLRLKIHHLQQDPLEHFCQENPETDECRIYED